One segment of Zonotrichia albicollis isolate bZonAlb1 chromosome 4, bZonAlb1.hap1, whole genome shotgun sequence DNA contains the following:
- the LOC141728894 gene encoding inositol 1,4,5-trisphosphate receptor-interacting protein-like 1: MTSRGHVTNGGSYTRPQQATLALYCLGKRLVQYPQPVGDGLDEVARLQMEVRAKLQEEEKIRLQREVEQLVLLKQGVLAWGDLLSSARQHWQVWALAGLLLLLLALWYMWRKGSLRREEQGEGHDGVNEEEVENVDAHEEDFGNEDEGDNEMEVEEDDGDGGRAEDVDNAAANEAGNEAGFAVNVNDVGNQVQESRDRADNFGRVLMERIQWPVQDLQGGCMWTRTLMKHFAIYFRRVLSNSFYPVLHGAIGVGSAFEGWSPREQDVVYQVLVPMTPPRGHSFHLELGTAQQRRLRNFHIRVQQECTCTSEQQGENMLCFLHHPEEELRRHQDPSLLHTLCTGSYLDVEKTARWFYQLVRAIWPALPESHRWHLVLLPSRRSCQFKVTNGRESYRIEMLFGVRQGNSDVFVSSQPRQAHTSSTIWPESYAVAERKFFMYIARRAPPDSLHLKCLQFFTRLQLGLGFSTYTIKTIVMHLLSILPASVWRRRHFVSRLMDISESLRTSVETRRLNHFIVGNQRLPQGIRLPPEVLMARSCNLFHDLVMNPVAHSQAMSQYMDLQRWFKRILRNER, encoded by the exons ATGACATCACGGGGCCATGTCACAAATGGGGGCAGCTATACAAGGCCCCAGCAGGCAACGCTGGCCCTGTATTGCTTGGGCAAGCG TTTAGTCCAGTACCCACAGCCCGTGGGTGATGGCTTGGACGAGGTGGCACGTCTGCAAATGGAGGTGCGTGCCAAGCTCCAGGAAGAGGAGAAGATTCGTCTGCAGCGCGAGGTGGAGCAGCTGGTCCTGCTGAAGCAGGGTGTCTTGGCCTGGGGAGACCTGCTCTCCTCTGcccggcagcactggcaggtCTGGGCtcttgctgggctcctgctccttctcttgGCACTGTGGTATatgtggaggaaagggagccTGAGGAGAGAGGAGCAAGGAGAAGGACATGATGGTGTAAATGAAGAGGAGGTTGAAAATGTGGATGCACATGAAGAAGACTTTGGAAATGAAGATGAAGGAGACAATGAAATGGAGGTGGAGGAAGATGACGGTGATGGTGGCCGTGCAGAGGATGTCGACAATGCTGCTGCGAATGAAGCTGGCAATGAGGCTGGCTTTGCAGTGAACGTCAATGACGTCGGAAATCAAGTGCAAGAATCCCGTGATCGTGCCGACAATTTTGGAAGAGTCTTAATGGAGCGCATACAGTGGCCTGTGCAGGACCTGCAGGGAGGGTGCATGTGGACAAGAACCCTGATGAAGCATTTTGCAATTTATTTTCGACGGGTCTTGTCCAACAGTTTCTATCCGGTGCTGCACGGAGCCATTGGGGTGGGCAGTGCCTTCGAAGGTTGGAGTCCCCGTGAGCAGGATGTTGTCTACCAGGTGCTCGTACCCATGACACCTCCCCGAGGGCACAGCTTCCACctagagctgggcactgcacagCAGAGGCGCTTGAGGAACTTCCACATCCGCGTGCAGCAGGAGTGCACCTGCACGAGtgagcagcagggtgagaacatgctgtgcttcctgcaccaccctgaggaggagctgaggaggCATCAGGATCCCAGCCTCCTTCATACCCTGTGCACAGGCTCCTACCTGGACGTGGAGAAAACTGCCCGCTGGTTCTACCAGCTGGTGAGAGCAATCTGGCCAGCTTTGCCTGAGTCACACCGTTGGCATTTAGTGCTGCTGCCCTCCAGACGCTCCTGCCAGTTCAAGGTGACCAATGGCAGAGAAAGCTACCGGATCGAGATGCTCTTTGGGGTGCGGCAAGGCAACTCAGACGTCTTTGTGAGCAGCCAGCCTAGGCAAGCCCACACCTCCAGCACAATCTGGCCAGAGAGCTACGCTGTGGCCGAGAGGAAGTTCTTCATGTACATCGCCAGGCGGGCTCCCCCTGACAGCTTGCACCTGAAATGCCTGCAGTTCTTCACTCGTCTTCAGCTGGGCTTAGGCTTTTCCACCTATACCATCAAGACCATTGTCATGCACCTTCTGAGCATCTTGCCCGCGTCAGTGTGGCGCAGGAGACATTTTGTGAGTCGGCTGATGGATATCAGCGAGAGCCTGCGCACGTCTGTGGAAACGAGACGCCTCAATCACTTCATTGTGGGCAACCAGAGGCTTCCTCAGGGCATCCGCTTGCCCCCAGAGGTCCTAATGGCCAGGTCATGCAATCTCTTCCATGACCTGGTGATGAATCCCGTTGCCCACTCTCAGGCAATGAGCCAGTACATGGATCTGCAGCGTTGGTTCAAACGGATCCTTAGAAATGAACGGTGA
- the LOC141728895 gene encoding inositol 1,4,5-trisphosphate receptor-interacting protein-like 1, translating to MTSRGHVTNGGSYTRPQQATLALYCLGKRLVQYPQPVGDGLDEVARLQMEVRAKLQEEEKIRLQREVEQLVLLKQGVLAWGDLLSSARQHWQVWALAGLLLLLLALWYMWRKGSLRREEQGEGHDGVNEEEVENVDAHEEDFGNEDEGDNEMEVEEDDGDGGRAEDVDNAAANEAGNEAGFAVNVNDVGNQVQESRDRADNFGRVLMERIQWPVQDLQGGCMWTRTLMKHFAIYFRRVLSNSFYPVLHGAIGVGSAFEGWSPREQDVVYQVLVPMTPPRGHSFHLELGTAQQRRLRNFHIRVQQECTCTSEQQGENMLCFLHHPEEELRRHQDPSLLHTLCTGSYLDVEKTARWFYQLVRAIWPALPESHRWHLVLLPSRRSCQFKVTNGRESYRIEMLFGVRQGNSDVFVSSQPRQAHTSSTIWPESYAVAERKFFMYIARRAPPDSLHLKCLQFFTRLQLGLGFSTYTIKTIVMHLLSILPASVWRRRHFVSRLMDISESLRTSVETRRLNHFIVGNQRLPQGIRLPPEVLMARSCNLFHDLVMNPVAHSQAMSQYMDLQRWFKRILRNER from the exons ATGACATCACGGGGCCATGTCACAAATGGGGGCAGCTATACAAGGCCCCAGCAGGCAACGCTGGCCCTGTATTGCTTGGGCAAGCG TTTAGTCCAGTACCCACAGCCCGTGGGTGATGGCTTGGACGAGGTGGCACGTCTGCAAATGGAGGTGCGTGCCAAGCTCCAGGAAGAGGAGAAGATTCGTCTGCAGCGCGAGGTGGAGCAGCTGGTCCTGCTGAAGCAGGGTGTCTTGGCCTGGGGAGACCTGCTCTCCTCTGcccggcagcactggcaggtCTGGGCtcttgctgggctcctgctccttctcttgGCACTGTGGTATatgtggaggaaagggagccTGAGGAGAGAGGAGCAAGGAGAAGGACATGATGGTGTAAATGAAGAGGAGGTTGAAAATGTGGATGCACATGAAGAAGACTTTGGAAATGAAGATGAAGGAGACAATGAAATGGAGGTGGAGGAAGATGACGGTGATGGTGGCCGTGCAGAGGATGTCGACAATGCTGCTGCGAATGAAGCTGGCAATGAGGCTGGCTTCGCAGTGAACGTCAATGACGTCGGAAATCAAGTGCAAGAATCCCGTGATCGTGCCGACAATTTTGGAAGAGTCTTAATGGAGCGCATACAGTGGCCTGTGCAGGACCTGCAGGGAGGATGCATGTGGACAAGAACCCTGATGAAGCATTTTGCAATTTATTTTCGACGGGTCTTGTCCAACAGTTTCTATCCGGTGCTGCACGGAGCCATTGGGGTGGGCAGTGCCTTCGAAGGTTGGAGTCCCCGTGAGCAGGATGTTGTCTACCAGGTGCTCGTACCCATGACACCTCCCCGAGGGCACAGCTTCCACctagagctgggcactgcacagCAGAGGCGCTTGAGGAACTTCCACATCCGCGTGCAGCAGGAGTGCACCTGCACGAGtgagcagcagggtgagaacatgctgtgcttcctgcaccaccctgaggaggagctgaggaggCATCAGGATCCCAGCCTCCTTCATACCCTGTGCACAGGCTCCTACCTGGACGTGGAGAAAACTGCCCGCTGGTTCTACCAGCTGGTGAGAGCAATCTGGCCAGCTTTGCCTGAGTCACACCGTTGGCATTTAGTGCTGCTGCCCTCCAGACGCTCCTGCCAGTTCAAGGTGACCAATGGCAGAGAAAGCTACCGGATCGAGATGCTCTTTGGGGTGCGGCAAGGCAACTCAGACGTCTTTGTGAGCAGCCAGCCTAGGCAAGCCCACACCTCCAGCACAATCTGGCCAGAGAGCTACGCTGTGGCCGAGAGGAAGTTCTTCATGTACATCGCCAGGCGGGCTCCCCCTGACAGCTTGCACCTGAAATGCCTGCAGTTCTTCACTCGTCTTCAGCTGGGCTTAGGCTTTTCCACCTATACCATCAAGACCATTGTCATGCACCTTCTGAGCATCTTGCCCGCGTCAGTGTGGCGCAGGAGACATTTTGTGAGTCGGCTGATGGATATCAGCGAGAGCCTGCGCACGTCTGTGGAAACGAGACGCCTCAATCACTTCATTGTGGGCAACCAGAGGCTTCCTCAGGGCATCCGCTTGCCCCCAGAGGTCCTAATGGCCAGGTCATGCAATCTCTTCCATGACCTGGTGATGAATCCCGTTGCCCACTCTCAGGCAATGAGCCAGTACATGGATCTGCAGCGTTGGTTCAAACGGATCCTTAGAAATGAACGGTGA
- the LOC141728896 gene encoding inositol 1,4,5-trisphosphate receptor-interacting protein-like 1, whose amino-acid sequence MTSRGHVTNGGSYTRPQQATLALYCLGKRLVQYPQPVGDGLDEVARLQMEVRAKLQEEEKIRLQREVEQLVLLKQGVLAWGDLLSSARQHWQVWALAGLLLLLLALWYMWRKGSLRREEQGEGHDGVNEEEVENVDAHEEDFGNEDEGDNEMEVEEDDGDGGRAEDVDNAAANEAGNEAGFAVNVNDVGNQVQESRDRADNFGRVLMERIQWPVQDLQGGCMWTRTLMKHFAIYFRRVLSNSFYPVLHGAIGVGSAFEGWSPREQDVVYQVLVPMTPPRGHSFHLELGTAQQRRLRNFHIRVQQECTCTSEQQGENMLCFLHHPEEELRRHQDPSLLHTLCTGSYLDVEKTARWFYQLVRAIWPALPESHRWHLVLLPSRRSCQFKVTNGRESYRIEMLFGVRQGNSDVFVSSQPRQAHTSSTIWPESYAVAERKFFMYIARRAPPDSLHLKCLQFFTRLQLGLGFSTYTIKTIVMHLLSILPASVWRRRHFVSRLMDISESLRTSVETRRLNHFIVGNQRLPQGIRLPPEVLMARSCNLFHDLVMNPVAHSQAMSQYMDLQRWFKRILRNER is encoded by the exons ATGACATCACGGGGCCATGTCACAAATGGGGGCAGCTATACAAGGCCCCAGCAGGCAACGCTGGCCCTGTATTGCTTGGGCAAGCG TTTAGTCCAGTACCCACAGCCCGTGGGTGATGGCTTGGACGAGGTGGCACGTCTGCAAATGGAGGTGCGTGCCAAGCTCCAGGAAGAGGAGAAGATTCGTCTGCAGCGCGAGGTAGAGCAGCTGGTCCTGCTGAAGCAGGGTGTCTTGGCCTGGGGAGACCTGCTCTCCTCTGcccggcagcactggcaggtCTGGGCtcttgctgggctcctgctccttctcttgGCACTGTGGTATatgtggaggaaagggagccTGAGGAGAGAGGAGCAAGGAGAAGGACATGATGGTGTAAATGAAGAGGAGGTTGAAAATGTGGATGCACATGAAGAAGACTTTGGAAATGAAGATGAAGGAGACAATGAAATGGAGGTGGAGGAAGATGACGGTGATGGTGGCCGTGCAGAGGATGTCGACAATGCTGCTGCGAATGAAGCTGGCAATGAGGCTGGCTTCGCAGTGAACGTCAATGACGTCGGAAATCAAGTGCAAGAATCCCGTGATCGTGCCGACAATTTTGGAAGAGTCTTAATGGAGCGCATACAGTGGCCTGTGCAGGACCTGCAGGGAGGATGCATGTGGACAAGAACCCTGATGAAGCATTTTGCAATTTATTTTCGACGGGTCTTGTCCAACAGTTTCTATCCGGTGCTGCACGGAGCCATTGGGGTGGGCAGTGCCTTCGAAGGTTGGAGTCCCCGTGAGCAGGATGTTGTCTACCAGGTGCTCGTACCCATGACACCTCCCCGAGGGCACAGCTTCCACctagagctgggcactgcacagCAGAGGCGCTTGAGGAACTTCCACATCCGCGTGCAGCAGGAGTGCACCTGCACGAGtgagcagcagggtgagaacatgctgtgcttcctgcaccaccctgaggaggagctgaggaggCATCAGGATCCCAGCCTCCTTCATACCCTGTGCACAGGCTCCTACCTGGACGTGGAGAAAACTGCCCGCTGGTTCTACCAGCTGGTGAGAGCAATCTGGCCAGCTTTGCCTGAGTCACACCGTTGGCATTTAGTGCTGCTGCCCTCCAGACGCTCCTGCCAGTTCAAGGTGACCAATGGCAGAGAAAGCTACCGGATCGAGATGCTCTTTGGGGTGCGGCAAGGCAACTCAGACGTCTTTGTGAGCAGCCAGCCTAGGCAAGCCCACACCTCCAGCACAATCTGGCCAGAGAGCTACGCTGTGGCCGAGAGGAAGTTCTTCATGTACATCGCCAGGCGGGCTCCGCCTGACAGCTTGCACCTGAAATGCCTGCAGTTCTTCACTCGTCTTCAGCTGGGCTTAGGCTTTTCCACCTATACCATCAAGACCATTGTCATGCACCTTCTGAGCATCTTGCCCGCGTCAGTGTGGCGCAGGAGACATTTTGTGAGTCGGCTGATGGATATCAGCGAGAGCCTGCGCACGTCTGTGGAAACGAGACGCCTCAATCACTTCATTGTGGGCAACCAGAGGCTTCCTCAGGGCATCCGCTTGCCCCCAGAGGTCCTAATGGCCAGGTCATGCAATCTCTTCCATGACCTGGTGATGAATCCCGTTGCCCACTCTCAGGCAATGAGCCAGTACATGGATCTGCAGCGTTGGTTCAAACGGATCCTTAGAAATGAACGGTGA
- the LOC141728899 gene encoding inositol 1,4,5-trisphosphate receptor-interacting protein-like 1 codes for MDTWVLWLLLLQSLVQYPQPVGDGLDEVARLQMEVRAKLQEEEKIRLQREVEQLVLLKQGVLAWGDLLSSARQHWQVWALAGLLLLLLALWYMWRKGSLRREEQGEGHDGVNEEEVENVDAHEEDFGNEDEGDNEMEVEEDDGDGGRAEDVDNAAANEAGNEAGFAVNVNDVGNQVQESRDRADNFGRVLMERIQWPVQDLQGGCMWTRTLMKHFAIYFRRVLSNSFYPVLHGAIGVGSAFEGWSPREQDVVYQVLVPMTPPRGHSFHLELGTAQQRRLRNFHIRVQQECTCTSEQQGENMLCFLHHPEEELRRHQDPSLLHTLCTGSYLDVEKTARWFYQLVRAIWPALPESHRWHLVLLPSRRSCQFKVTNGRESYRIEMLFGVRQGNSDVFVSSQPRQAHTSSTIWPESYAVAERKFFMYIARRAPPDSLHLKCLQFFTRLQLGLGFSTYTIKTIVMHLLSILPASVWRRRHFVSRLMDISESLRTSVETRRLNHFIVGNQRLPQGIRLPPEVLMARSCNLFHDLVMNPVAHSQAMSQYMDLQRWFKRILRNER; via the coding sequence ATGGATACCTGGGTATTGTGGCTCTTGCTCTTGCAAAGTTTAGTCCAGTACCCACAGCCCGTGGGTGATGGCTTGGACGAGGTGGCACGTCTGCAAATGGAGGTGCGTGCCAAGCTCCAGGAAGAGGAGAAGATTCGTCTGCAGCGCGAGGTGGAGCAGCTGGTCCTGCTGAAGCAGGGTGTCTTGGCCTGGGGAGACCTGCTCTCCTCTGcccggcagcactggcaggtCTGGGCtcttgctgggctcctgctccttctcttgGCACTGTGGTATatgtggaggaaagggagccTGAGGAGAGAGGAGCAAGGAGAAGGACATGATGGTGTAAATGAAGAGGAGGTTGAAAATGTGGATGCACATGAAGAAGACTTTGGAAATGAAGATGAAGGAGACAATGAAATGGAGGTGGAGGAAGATGACGGTGATGGTGGCCGTGCAGAGGATGTCGACAATGCTGCTGCGAATGAAGCTGGCAATGAGGCTGGCTTTGCAGTGAACGTCAATGACGTCGGAAATCAAGTGCAAGAATCCCGTGATCGTGCCGACAATTTTGGAAGAGTCTTAATGGAGCGCATACAGTGGCCTGTGCAGGACCTGCAGGGAGGGTGCATGTGGACAAGAACCCTGATGAAGCATTTTGCAATTTATTTTCGACGGGTCTTGTCCAACAGTTTCTATCCGGTGCTGCACGGAGCCATTGGGGTGGGCAGTGCCTTCGAAGGTTGGAGTCCCCGTGAGCAGGATGTTGTCTACCAGGTGCTCGTACCCATGACACCTCCCCGAGGGCACAGCTTCCACctagagctgggcactgcacagCAGAGGCGCTTGAGGAACTTCCACATCCGCGTGCAGCAGGAGTGCACCTGCACGAGtgagcagcagggtgagaacatgctgtgcttcctgcaccaccctgaggaggagctgaggaggCATCAGGATCCCAGCCTCCTTCATACCCTGTGCACAGGCTCCTACCTGGACGTGGAGAAAACTGCCCGCTGGTTCTACCAGCTGGTGAGAGCAATCTGGCCAGCTTTGCCTGAGTCACACCGTTGGCATTTAGTGCTGCTGCCCTCCAGACGCTCCTGCCAGTTCAAGGTGACCAATGGCAGAGAAAGCTACCGGATCGAGATGCTCTTTGGGGTGCGGCAAGGCAACTCAGACGTCTTTGTGAGCAGCCAGCCTAGGCAAGCCCACACCTCCAGCACAATCTGGCCAGAGAGCTACGCTGTGGCCGAGAGGAAGTTCTTCATGTACATCGCCAGGCGGGCTCCCCCTGACAGCTTGCACCTGAAATGCCTGCAGTTCTTCACTCGTCTTCAGCTGGGCTTAGGCTTTTCCACCTATACCATCAAGACCATTGTCATGCACCTCCTGAGCATCTTGCCCGCGTCAGTGTGGCGCAGGAGACATTTTGTGAGTCGGCTGATGGATATCAGCGAGAGCCTGCGCACGTCTGTGGAAACGAGACGCCTCAATCACTTCATTGTGGGCAACCAGAGGCTTCCTCAGGGCATCCGCTTGCCCCCAGAGGTCCTAATGGCCAGGTCATGCAATCTCTTCCATGACCTGGTGATGAATCCCGTTGCCCACTCTCAGGCAATGAGCCAGTACATGGATCTGCAGCGTTGGTTCAAACGGATCCTTAGAAATGAACGGTGA
- the LOC141728900 gene encoding inositol 1,4,5-trisphosphate receptor-interacting protein-like 1, with translation MGDGLDEVARLQMEVRAKLQEEEKICLQREVEQLVLLKQGVLAWGDLLSSARQHWQVWALAGLLLLLLALWYMWRKGSLRREEQGEGHDGVNEEEVENVDAHEEDFGNEDEGDNEMEVEEDDGDGGRAEDVDNAAANEAGNEAGFAVNVNDVGNQVQESRDRADNFGRVLMERIQWPVQDLQGGCMWTRTLMKHFAIYFRRVLSNSFYPVLHGAIGVGSAFEGWSPREQDVVYQVLVPMTPPRGHSFHLELGTAQQRRLRNFHIRVQQECTCTSEQQGENMLCFLHHPEEELRRHQDPSLLHTLCTGSYLDVEKTARWFYQLVRAIWPALPESHRWHLVLLPSRRSCQFKVTNGRESYRIEMLFGVRQGNSDVFVSSQPRQAHTSSTIWPESYAVAERKFFMYIARRAPPDSLHLKCLQFFTRLQLGLGFSTYTIKTIVMHLLSILPASVWRRRHFVSRLMDISESLRTSVETRRLNHFIVGNQRLPQGIRLPPEVLMARSCNLFHDLVMNPVAHSQAMSQYMDLQRWFKRILRNER, from the coding sequence ATGGGTGATGGCTTGGACGAGGTGGCACGTCTGCAAATGGAGGTGCGTGCCAAGCTCCAGGAAGAGGAGAAGATTTGTCTGCAGCGCGAGGTGGAGCAGCTGGTCCTGCTGAAGCAGGGTGTCTTGGCCTGGGGAGACCTGCTCTCCTCTGcccggcagcactggcaggtCTGGGCtcttgctgggctcctgctccttctcttgGCACTGTGGTATatgtggaggaaagggagccTGAGGAGAGAGGAGCAAGGAGAAGGACATGATGGTGTAAATGAAGAGGAGGTTGAAAATGTGGATGCACATGAAGAAGACTTTGGAAATGAAGATGAAGGAGACAATGAAATGGAGGTGGAGGAAGATGACGGTGATGGTGGCCGTGCAGAGGATGTCGACAATGCTGCTGCGAATGAAGCTGGCAATGAGGCTGGCTTTGCAGTGAACGTCAATGACGTCGGAAATCAAGTGCAAGAATCCCGTGATCGTGCCGACAATTTTGGAAGAGTCTTAATGGAGCGCATACAGTGGCCTGTGCAGGACCTGCAGGGAGGATGCATGTGGACAAGAACCCTGATGAAGCATTTTGCAATTTATTTTCGACGGGTCTTGTCCAACAGTTTCTATCCGGTGCTGCACGGAGCCATTGGGGTGGGCAGTGCCTTCGAAGGTTGGAGTCCCCGTGAGCAGGATGTTGTCTACCAGGTGCTCGTACCCATGACACCTCCCCGAGGGCACAGCTTCCACctagagctgggcactgcacagCAGAGGCGCTTGAGGAACTTCCACATCCGCGTGCAGCAGGAGTGCACCTGCACGAGtgagcagcagggtgagaacatgctgtgcttcctgcaccaccctgaggaggagctgaggaggCATCAGGATCCCAGCCTCCTTCATACCCTGTGCACAGGCTCCTACCTGGACGTGGAGAAAACTGCCCGCTGGTTCTACCAGCTGGTGAGAGCAATCTGGCCAGCTTTGCCTGAGTCACACCGTTGGCATTTAGTGCTGCTGCCCTCCAGACGCTCCTGCCAGTTCAAGGTGACCAATGGCAGAGAAAGCTACCGGATCGAGATGCTCTTTGGGGTGCGGCAAGGCAACTCAGACGTCTTTGTGAGCAGCCAGCCTAGGCAAGCCCACACCTCCAGCACAATCTGGCCAGAGAGCTACGCTGTGGCCGAGAGGAAGTTCTTCATGTACATCGCCAGGCGGGCTCCCCCTGACAGCTTGCACCTGAAATGCCTGCAGTTCTTCACTCGTCTTCAGCTGGGCTTAGGCTTTTCCACCTATACCATCAAGACCATTGTCATGCACCTCCTGAGCATCTTGCCCGCGTCAGTGTGGCGCAGGAGACATTTTGTGAGTCGGCTGATGGATATCAGCGAGAGCCTGCGCACGTCTGTGGAAACGAGACGCCTCAATCACTTCATTGTGGGCAACCAGAGGCTTCCTCAGGGCATCCGCTTGCCCCCAGAGGTCCTAATGGCCAGGTCATGCAATCTCTTCCATGACCTGGTGATGAATCCCGTTGCCCACTCTCAGGCAATGAGCCAGTACATGGATCTGCAGCGTTGGTTCAAACGGATCCTTAGAAATGAACGGTGA